One genomic window of Glycine soja cultivar W05 chromosome 9, ASM419377v2, whole genome shotgun sequence includes the following:
- the LOC114368647 gene encoding kunitz-type trypsin inhibitor-like 2 protein — MKPTLLLSLSFLPLFALLALSEDVEQVVDISGNPIFPGGTYYIMPSTWGAAGGGLKLGRTGNSNCPVTVLQDYSEIFRGTPVKFSIPGISPGIIFTGTPLEIEFAEKPYCAESSKWVAFVDNEIQKACVGIGGPEGHPGQQTFSGTFSIQKYKFGYKLVFCITGSGTCLDIGRFDAKNGEGGRRLNLTEHEAFDIVFIEASKVDGIIKSVV; from the exons CTTTCAGAAGATGTTGAACAAGTTGTGGACATAAGTGGCAACCCCATTTTCCCAGGTGGCACATATTACATTATGCCATCAACTTGGGGCGCTGCCGGTGGTGGATTGAAACTAGGCCGGACTGGAAACTCAAACTGCCCAGTTACTGTTTTGCAAGATTACTCAGAAATCTTCCGTGGCACACCAGTCAAATTCAGCATACCTGGGATAAGCCCTGGAATCATCTTTACAG GTACTCCACTTGAAATCGAGTTCGCAGAGAAACCATATTGTGCTGAATCCTCCAAATGGGTGGCGTTTGTGGACAATGAAATCCAAAAGGCATGTGTGGGTATTGGTGGTCCTGAAGGTCATCCTGGTCAACAAACATTTAGTGGCACATTTAGCATTCAGAAATATAAATTTGGATACAAACTTGTGTTCTGTATCACTGGCTCAGGCACATGTTTAGATATTGGAAGGTTTGATGCCAAAAATGGTGAGGGAGGAAGACGTTTGAATCTCACTGAGCATGAGGCCTTCGACATTGTTTTCATAGAAGCTTCTAAGGTTGATGGAATTATCAAGTCCGTAGtttga